One Rhodococcus sp. P1Y DNA window includes the following coding sequences:
- a CDS encoding aldehyde dehydrogenase family protein codes for MSSIRLSETARAAFVPSGEYQQFIGGDWVSGRSTFDAIDPSVGSAWAVLPQGTAADAQSAVSAAVRAFGQWRRTTQDQRQAILLSIADRFESDGERFGALLATENGRPVREAGIADIPTVAAIFRFYAGVIRAFNGEQIPLANADTLLYTKREPLGVVAAIISWNSPLITFANKVAPALAAGNTVVVKPSEYASASILAVHPVDRGPTAGGCVEHRDRSRPRDRSGVGLAPRCSQDHVHRRTGNRASNSRICGPHIAAEFDGARR; via the coding sequence ATGTCGTCGATTCGCCTCTCGGAAACCGCACGCGCGGCTTTCGTCCCCAGTGGGGAGTATCAGCAGTTCATCGGTGGCGACTGGGTCAGTGGCCGCAGCACCTTCGACGCGATCGACCCCAGTGTCGGTAGTGCCTGGGCTGTCCTGCCGCAGGGAACGGCCGCGGATGCGCAGTCTGCCGTGTCGGCCGCCGTCCGTGCCTTCGGCCAGTGGCGCAGGACGACGCAGGATCAGCGACAGGCAATCCTGCTGTCGATCGCGGATCGCTTCGAGTCCGACGGCGAACGGTTCGGCGCCTTGCTGGCGACCGAGAACGGACGACCGGTCCGCGAAGCAGGTATTGCCGACATCCCTACGGTAGCAGCAATTTTCAGATTCTACGCCGGCGTCATCCGCGCCTTCAACGGCGAGCAGATTCCGCTGGCGAACGCCGATACCCTGCTCTACACCAAGCGTGAACCCCTCGGCGTGGTCGCGGCGATCATCTCGTGGAATTCGCCGTTGATCACCTTCGCCAACAAGGTGGCACCCGCACTCGCCGCCGGCAACACCGTGGTCGTCAAGCCCTCGGAGTACGCGTCTGCGAGCATTCTCGCAGTTCACCCGGTTGATCGGGGACCTACTGCCGGCGGGTGTGTTGAACATCGTGACCGGTCTCGGCCCCGAGACCGGAGCGGCGTTGGTCTCGCACCCCGATGTAGCCAAGATCACGTTCACCGGCGGACCGGAAACCGCGCGAGCAATTCTCGGATCTGCGGCCCGCACATTGCGGCCGAGTTTGATGGAGCTCGGCGGTAA
- a CDS encoding aldehyde dehydrogenase family protein, whose protein sequence is MVSHPDVAKITFTGGPETARAILGSAARTLRPSLMELGGKGPMIVAADADLDLAVQDALMGIYLANGQACIAASRLLLHDEIHDEFVERFAAVARKIKVGDATDPSSEMGPLVSSRQLELVSGHVERARAEGVSVVVGDEPLDLDDSLRGGFYHRPVLLADPKGQATIVRTEVFGPVTVAERYRTDEEAIARANASPYGLAAGVWTQNLRRAHQFADQLDAGIVWVNRWFDLPPGMPMGGRGDSGFGRELSFETLREYSAVKSVNIDLGGDRPPLWGLAGQ, encoded by the coding sequence TTGGTCTCGCACCCCGATGTAGCCAAGATCACGTTCACCGGCGGACCGGAAACCGCGCGAGCAATTCTCGGATCTGCGGCCCGCACATTGCGGCCGAGTTTGATGGAGCTCGGCGGTAAGGGGCCGATGATCGTCGCTGCCGACGCAGACCTCGACCTCGCGGTTCAAGACGCGCTCATGGGGATCTATCTTGCGAACGGACAGGCCTGCATCGCGGCCTCACGTCTTCTTCTGCACGACGAGATTCACGACGAATTCGTCGAGCGGTTCGCTGCCGTGGCACGGAAGATCAAGGTGGGCGATGCGACGGATCCGAGCAGCGAGATGGGGCCGCTCGTGTCGAGTCGTCAACTCGAACTGGTCAGCGGGCACGTAGAACGGGCGCGCGCGGAGGGGGTCTCCGTAGTCGTCGGAGACGAACCTCTGGACCTCGACGACTCCCTGCGCGGCGGTTTCTATCATCGGCCGGTCCTGCTGGCCGACCCGAAGGGCCAGGCCACGATCGTGCGAACCGAGGTTTTCGGTCCGGTCACCGTCGCGGAACGATACCGAACCGACGAGGAAGCGATTGCCCGCGCAAACGCATCGCCGTACGGCTTGGCGGCCGGAGTGTGGACACAGAACCTGCGCCGCGCACACCAGTTCGCAGATCAATTGGACGCAGGAATCGTGTGGGTGAACCGATGGTTCGATCTGCCGCCCGGGATGCCGATGGGCGGCCGGGGTGACAGTGGGTTCGGACGTGAGTTGTCGTTCGAGACGCTGCGTGAGTACTCCGCAGTCAAGTCGGTCAACATCGATCTCGGAGGCGATCGGCCACCGCTGTGGGGATTGGCCGGGCAGTAG
- a CDS encoding indolepyruvate ferredoxin oxidoreductase subunit alpha — MSYVIGINCIDQLDRSCIEVCPVDCIYIGDRRSYINPNECIDCGACEVECPVDAVFVDRKARKDPELAEFVADSIAFFNEPLPGRSEAIGDPGGSQKLGPLGVDTEFTANH, encoded by the coding sequence ATGTCGTACGTCATCGGAATCAATTGCATCGATCAGCTCGATCGGTCGTGCATCGAAGTGTGTCCTGTGGACTGCATCTACATCGGCGACCGCCGCAGCTACATCAACCCCAACGAGTGCATCGACTGCGGCGCATGCGAAGTGGAGTGCCCGGTCGACGCGGTCTTCGTAGACCGAAAGGCGCGCAAGGATCCCGAGCTCGCAGAATTCGTCGCGGATTCGATCGCTTTCTTCAATGAGCCGTTGCCAGGACGAAGCGAAGCGATCGGCGATCCCGGCGGATCTCAGAAATTGGGGCCGTTGGGAGTCGACACCGAATTCACGGCTAATCACTGA
- a CDS encoding Bcr/CflA family efflux MFS transporter codes for MSEFIAATERDSGNSGADGAGVSASAATAPSGRGRLRLVVMLGALTALGPFTVDMYLSAFPVIATEFAISETAVQFTLTGTLIGFAVGQLVIGPMSDALGRRRPLIVASLLHVAASLGCVVAPGIEVLAVLRVVQGFGGAAGAVLAMAVVRDLYQGNAAAVMMSRLMLVMGVAPILAPSIGGLVVDLSTWRVIFVVLAVLGLTAVAIGVFAMPETLPPAARQQNGARTVLRNYAHLGTDRAFVSMVLVCGLGRVVMFSYISASPFVLQGSFGLTPQQFGIAFAVGAVVLIGASQLNVVVLRRWTTRTVLVFALLIGAVVAVVFVILAATGAGGLAGFAVPVLLMLAVMGSVLPNAPAQALAGYGSVAGTASALIGGVQFAFAAAAAPVVGLLGNDALAVASMMAFAASAALVLVLVGTTPSSRTAERDAVVAGDALVSEACVVTVSQNNIEAAAERLTHAAFSGEPCQPVRDLIGSDDVTAAYAVQEILNTQRLDSGAVVVGRKIGLTSKAVQAQLGVDRPDFGMLFDDMAYGADSVISTERVLQPRVEAEIAFVLREDLADGPLDADRVRRATDYVVAALEVCGSRITNWDISFADTVADNASAGAYVLGERKVPLGDLDLTEVAMTMSIDGSQVSEGTGAACLGDPVAAVVWLAQTASDLGRPLRAGQVVLSGALGPMRAVAAGQSVTATLSGLGSVSASFQ; via the coding sequence GTGAGTGAATTCATCGCCGCGACCGAGCGCGACAGCGGAAACTCCGGCGCCGACGGCGCCGGAGTTTCCGCGTCCGCGGCGACGGCACCGTCGGGTCGGGGACGTCTCCGGTTGGTCGTGATGCTCGGTGCCCTCACCGCGCTCGGCCCGTTCACCGTCGACATGTACCTGTCGGCTTTTCCGGTCATCGCAACCGAATTCGCCATATCGGAGACGGCGGTGCAGTTCACCCTGACCGGCACTCTGATCGGGTTCGCCGTCGGCCAACTGGTGATCGGTCCGATGTCGGACGCGCTCGGTAGGCGGCGTCCACTGATCGTGGCGTCGCTGCTGCACGTTGCTGCCTCGCTCGGGTGCGTAGTCGCACCGGGGATCGAGGTGCTGGCCGTACTTCGGGTAGTGCAAGGTTTCGGAGGTGCAGCCGGGGCCGTCCTGGCCATGGCCGTGGTACGAGATCTCTACCAGGGCAACGCGGCTGCGGTCATGATGTCTCGGCTGATGTTGGTGATGGGTGTGGCCCCGATCCTGGCACCGTCGATCGGCGGCCTGGTCGTCGACCTCTCGACGTGGCGCGTCATCTTCGTGGTTCTCGCAGTTCTGGGGTTGACGGCTGTCGCGATCGGGGTGTTCGCGATGCCCGAGACATTGCCCCCTGCTGCCCGGCAGCAGAACGGTGCGCGCACCGTACTGCGAAATTATGCCCACCTCGGCACGGATCGAGCCTTCGTCTCGATGGTGCTCGTGTGCGGCCTGGGCCGGGTGGTGATGTTCTCGTACATCTCGGCATCGCCGTTCGTCCTGCAAGGAAGCTTCGGCCTCACACCACAACAGTTCGGAATCGCCTTCGCGGTAGGCGCTGTCGTGTTGATCGGAGCGTCGCAGCTCAACGTCGTCGTCCTTCGTCGATGGACAACGCGAACCGTTCTGGTCTTCGCGCTGCTGATCGGCGCCGTCGTGGCTGTCGTGTTCGTGATCCTGGCCGCGACAGGTGCCGGAGGGTTGGCTGGGTTCGCGGTGCCGGTGCTGCTGATGCTGGCCGTGATGGGCTCGGTGCTGCCGAACGCCCCGGCGCAAGCACTGGCCGGCTACGGTTCCGTGGCCGGTACTGCGTCGGCCTTGATCGGCGGAGTCCAGTTCGCGTTCGCGGCGGCAGCTGCCCCCGTCGTCGGCCTGCTCGGCAACGATGCCCTCGCAGTGGCATCGATGATGGCCTTCGCGGCGTCGGCAGCGTTGGTGCTGGTTCTCGTCGGCACCACGCCATCGTCGAGGACCGCTGAGCGAGACGCGGTTGTTGCCGGTGACGCCCTCGTGTCCGAAGCTTGCGTCGTGACTGTGAGCCAGAACAACATCGAGGCCGCCGCCGAGCGGCTGACTCACGCTGCGTTCAGCGGCGAGCCCTGTCAACCGGTCCGCGACCTGATCGGGAGCGACGACGTGACGGCAGCCTATGCGGTACAGGAAATTCTCAACACTCAGCGCCTGGATTCCGGAGCGGTAGTGGTCGGCCGAAAGATCGGTTTGACATCGAAAGCTGTTCAGGCGCAATTGGGTGTCGATCGTCCCGACTTCGGAATGCTGTTCGACGACATGGCCTACGGCGCCGACTCCGTCATTTCCACCGAACGGGTGTTGCAGCCGCGTGTCGAGGCCGAGATCGCCTTCGTGCTGCGCGAAGACCTGGCCGACGGGCCCCTCGATGCAGATCGTGTCAGGCGTGCCACGGACTACGTGGTCGCCGCACTGGAGGTCTGTGGCAGCCGAATCACCAATTGGGACATCAGTTTTGCAGACACCGTGGCCGACAATGCGTCGGCAGGCGCGTACGTACTCGGTGAGCGGAAAGTGCCCCTCGGGGATCTGGACCTCACCGAGGTAGCGATGACCATGTCCATCGATGGATCTCAGGTGTCCGAGGGCACAGGTGCCGCCTGCCTCGGCGATCCGGTTGCGGCCGTGGTGTGGCTGGCGCAGACCGCGAGCGATCTCGGCCGCCCTCTGCGTGCTGGGCAGGTCGTTCTGTCCGGAGCTCTGGGTCCGATGCGTGCGGTCGCAGCAGGGCAGTCGGTCACGGCAACCCTGAGCGGCCTCGGATCGGTGAGCGCTTCCTTCCAGTAG
- a CDS encoding NAD(P)/FAD-dependent oxidoreductase, with amino-acid sequence MTIQPSVVTTDVAIVGAGPTGLYGAYYAGFRGLETVVIDALPQAGGQVMALYPEKQIRDVAALPSIRGRDFVANLVEQAGAFSPTYLLGRQAIELTHEDGLPVLTLDDGTIVRAGAVVLTAGIGTPTPRAMETGSEWLGSALSYFVTDPTVHADQDVVIVGGGDSALDWADALASIARSVTLVHRRATFRGHAATLDRVRSGKVAIHTDTEVLALLGDLETGSLSKVSLRAKSGEETVVAADHVIAALGFISNLGPIREWNLELRGRSIAVDRSGRTNLPRVYAAGDVTDYDGKVKLMSVGFGEVATAMNHVAVDLDPDLVLFPGHSTDGA; translated from the coding sequence TCGGCGCTGGCCCGACCGGACTCTACGGCGCGTATTACGCCGGCTTTCGCGGGCTGGAGACCGTAGTCATCGACGCACTCCCCCAAGCGGGCGGGCAGGTGATGGCCCTGTACCCGGAGAAGCAGATTCGAGACGTGGCCGCCCTGCCGTCGATCCGGGGCCGTGATTTCGTCGCCAATCTCGTCGAACAGGCAGGTGCCTTCTCGCCGACCTACCTGCTCGGCCGCCAGGCAATCGAGCTCACTCACGAAGACGGCCTGCCGGTCTTGACACTCGACGACGGCACAATCGTTCGTGCCGGTGCCGTGGTGCTGACGGCCGGTATCGGTACCCCGACGCCACGGGCGATGGAGACCGGTAGCGAATGGCTCGGATCTGCGCTCTCCTACTTCGTCACCGATCCCACCGTTCATGCCGACCAGGATGTAGTCATCGTCGGTGGTGGCGACTCCGCGCTCGACTGGGCCGATGCTCTGGCTTCGATCGCCCGATCGGTCACCCTGGTCCACCGCCGAGCCACGTTCCGAGGTCATGCCGCGACTCTCGACCGCGTCCGTTCGGGCAAGGTCGCGATCCACACGGACACGGAAGTCCTTGCTCTGCTGGGCGATCTGGAAACGGGGTCTCTGTCGAAGGTGTCGCTGCGGGCGAAGAGCGGCGAGGAAACCGTCGTCGCGGCCGATCATGTGATCGCTGCTCTCGGCTTCATCAGCAATCTCGGCCCGATCCGCGAGTGGAACCTCGAACTGCGGGGTCGTTCCATCGCAGTGGACCGTTCGGGGCGAACCAATCTGCCGCGCGTCTACGCCGCCGGTGACGTGACCGACTACGACGGAAAGGTCAAGCTCATGTCGGTCGGATTCGGAGAGGTTGCAACCGCGATGAACCATGTTGCGGTCGACCTCGACCCCGACCTCGTGCTCTTCCCCGGACATTCGACCGACGGCGCTTGA
- a CDS encoding TetR/AcrR family transcriptional regulator yields MNVADDSTEHESDQSTRDRLLDAAIDIAGETGVQAVTYRAVAARVGMAHGLVRHHFGTREQLLIEAFRRAATQDSDEVGLEANSIDEFASNLVPTLNTSRKRQLLQYDETTQAVRGNLPIENVRGLYRRYAAQVRNTLDNAGVPDPDGSISELVFSALDGLVMQHMVFSDDARTSQLLEQLREVLRRLATSRSISD; encoded by the coding sequence ATGAACGTTGCCGACGACTCGACGGAACATGAATCCGATCAGTCCACCAGAGATCGTCTGCTGGATGCAGCCATCGATATCGCCGGCGAGACGGGTGTGCAGGCTGTCACCTACCGAGCAGTGGCAGCCCGTGTCGGTATGGCGCACGGATTGGTCCGGCATCATTTCGGCACCCGAGAGCAGTTGCTGATCGAGGCATTTCGTCGCGCGGCGACGCAGGATTCGGACGAAGTAGGACTGGAGGCGAACTCGATCGACGAGTTCGCCTCCAATCTTGTTCCAACATTGAATACTTCGCGTAAACGCCAGTTGCTTCAATACGACGAGACCACTCAGGCCGTCCGCGGTAACCTACCGATCGAAAATGTCCGTGGGCTGTACCGGAGATACGCGGCTCAAGTCCGAAACACGCTCGACAATGCCGGCGTGCCCGACCCCGACGGCAGCATCTCCGAGCTGGTGTTCTCGGCGCTGGATGGACTGGTGATGCAGCATATGGTGTTCTCCGACGACGCCAGAACCTCGCAGCTGCTGGAGCAGCTGCGAGAGGTCCTCAGACGCCTGGCGACGAGCCGATCGATCAGTGATTAG